The proteins below are encoded in one region of Citrobacter enshiensis:
- a CDS encoding Kiwa anti-phage protein KwaB-like domain-containing protein: MFTAIDNILNSANLSGEAYFVAELQGQLNIYRVSLEQGAEQKLTQSFSESLKRDVIDPNVGQNALPLVSSLLSRDKQVHEYDHQTINHLPPALAKMADVLNFGVNITPPDFNFAQQNLSSVKGIIYYLCDGQGTGVVVYQHKYPIALHKKTKLSYFSANGRTLDKVSHDSIDINGNVDFFYFNNKYYALNISLLERSYGLEQVINNLAANATPHIIALNILDVTNHPNPLDIFNDMHKNRNFMRRLATTANSPLIQNGTINIANIQTLIQKFPILGRNIIINQAGLIELSSQKQKLYFIRLLNNEASFTALNQEPFLAVGKDSAA, encoded by the coding sequence ATGTTTACAGCAATCGACAATATATTAAACTCTGCTAATTTATCAGGTGAAGCGTATTTTGTTGCGGAATTACAAGGACAACTCAACATATACAGAGTATCACTGGAACAAGGAGCAGAACAAAAATTAACACAATCGTTTAGTGAGTCACTTAAACGTGATGTCATTGACCCAAATGTTGGGCAAAACGCCTTGCCGTTGGTATCTTCGCTGCTGAGCAGAGATAAACAGGTTCATGAATACGATCATCAAACAATAAATCACCTTCCGCCCGCCCTCGCAAAGATGGCTGACGTGCTTAACTTTGGAGTAAATATCACACCACCTGATTTCAATTTTGCTCAGCAAAACCTGTCATCTGTTAAAGGAATCATATATTACCTTTGTGACGGGCAAGGCACTGGTGTTGTTGTCTACCAGCATAAGTACCCAATCGCACTACACAAAAAAACAAAATTATCATATTTTTCAGCGAATGGCAGAACCCTAGACAAAGTCAGCCATGATAGCATTGATATTAATGGGAATGTGGATTTCTTCTACTTCAACAACAAATATTACGCGCTAAACATTAGCCTACTTGAAAGGTCATATGGGCTCGAGCAAGTCATCAATAATTTAGCCGCAAATGCTACACCTCATATAATTGCATTAAATATCTTAGATGTAACAAATCATCCGAATCCTTTAGATATTTTTAATGACATGCATAAAAATAGAAATTTTATGCGTAGGCTTGCCACTACTGCAAATAGCCCCCTGATACAAAATGGGACTATAAACATAGCTAACATTCAAACATTAATACAAAAATTTCCAATCTTGGGTAGAAATATCATTATCAACCAAGCGGGATTAATAGAGCTATCATCTCAGAAGCAAAAATTATATTTCATCCGTCTTTTAAATAACGAAGCATCTTTCACAGCACTAAACCAAGAACCCTTTCTTGCCGTTGGAAAAGACTCAGCAGCATAA